The following coding sequences lie in one Gemmatimonadota bacterium genomic window:
- a CDS encoding 6-bladed beta-propeller: MTPVARLSLLLVAFSQFALPVAAQRTATDTLVWPLPPDSPRIRYAGSLSSEQDLGKSRGFFKRFSSALLGDEERHPGVTRPHDVYTDPDGRMFVSNGLSAGVWEFDPKRKEASLVLPQGPAAIGKPMGLDGDGQGHLFVADPITKRVVEIDYEGTFVRAWGGPSLFLNPVDVAVSPDGSLVYVVDSYLHQLLIFERTGDLVRRVGHDNESLTEKLDRLAQPPALLASATVDPHTQSEPSDLTANRGNEPGSFRYPAFVSTAPDGSVYVSDGMNFRVQRFNADGDYLGGFGRLGDTPGSFSRPKGLATDSEGHVYVADAAFNNVQVFDDQGRLLLAFGSFGDGEGEMWMPAGISVDARDRIFVADRYNNRLQIFQYLTDAAAVATPSDHR, translated from the coding sequence ATGACCCCCGTTGCCCGACTCTCACTCCTGCTGGTCGCGTTCTCACAGTTCGCTCTTCCCGTCGCTGCCCAGCGCACGGCGACCGACACGCTGGTCTGGCCGCTGCCGCCCGACTCGCCGCGCATCCGCTACGCGGGCTCGTTGTCGTCGGAGCAGGACCTCGGGAAGAGTCGCGGGTTCTTCAAACGGTTCTCCTCCGCGCTGCTCGGTGACGAGGAGCGGCACCCCGGGGTGACCCGCCCGCACGATGTCTACACCGACCCCGACGGACGCATGTTCGTCAGCAACGGACTCTCCGCCGGCGTCTGGGAATTCGACCCGAAGCGGAAGGAAGCCTCCCTGGTCCTGCCCCAGGGCCCGGCGGCCATCGGCAAACCGATGGGTCTCGATGGCGACGGCCAGGGACACCTGTTCGTGGCCGATCCCATCACCAAGCGCGTGGTCGAGATCGACTATGAGGGGACCTTCGTTCGCGCGTGGGGCGGTCCATCCCTCTTCCTCAATCCCGTCGACGTGGCCGTCTCGCCGGACGGGAGTCTCGTCTACGTCGTCGACAGCTACCTCCATCAGCTGCTCATCTTCGAGCGTACGGGCGATCTCGTGCGTCGTGTGGGTCACGACAACGAGTCCCTGACCGAGAAGCTGGACCGCCTGGCACAACCACCCGCGCTGCTGGCCTCCGCCACGGTCGACCCGCACACCCAGAGCGAACCCAGCGATCTGACCGCCAATCGGGGCAACGAACCGGGCAGCTTCCGCTATCCCGCGTTCGTGTCCACGGCCCCGGACGGTTCGGTCTACGTGTCGGACGGGATGAACTTCCGCGTGCAGCGCTTCAACGCCGACGGCGACTATCTCGGTGGCTTCGGTCGGCTCGGCGACACGCCCGGCTCGTTCAGCCGGCCCAAGGGCCTGGCCACGGACAGCGAGGGCCACGTCTACGTGGCCGATGCCGCGTTCAACAACGTGCAGGTCTTCGACGATCAGGGTCGGCTCCTGCTGGCCTTCGGGAGCTTCGGCGACGGCGAGGGCGAAATGTGGATGCCAGCCGGGATCAGCGTCGACGCGCGCGATCGCATCTTCGTGGCCGACCGCTACAACAACCGCCTGCAGATCTTCCAGTACCTCACGGATGCCGCAGCGGTCGCCACACCTTCGGATCATCGGTGA
- a CDS encoding cytochrome c3 family protein codes for MPRFTSCSGSLFLAILAGATPTSLRAQWPNGLSIQATPHNLTIPAQNTDKDMIERIANYGEICVYCHSPHGTTLQGEQLWNRPTPSGPYRMYDGGTAMPMDAQPTGNSLRCLSCHDGTIGLDGVIDSPNSFQGIRWGESIERCDNCHSGGNPPGGIDWEGVWFDTDLRKQHPISILYDPLATPGFRTAVEVEAAGLRLFSGKVQCMTCHEPHSQQFRPFLRISNANRQLCLVCHTSNPSESTAHFW; via the coding sequence ATGCCCCGCTTCACGAGCTGCAGCGGGTCGCTCTTCCTGGCGATCCTCGCCGGGGCGACGCCCACGTCGCTCCGCGCCCAGTGGCCCAACGGTCTCTCCATCCAGGCGACTCCCCACAACCTCACCATTCCCGCTCAGAACACCGACAAGGACATGATCGAGCGGATCGCCAACTACGGGGAAATCTGCGTCTACTGCCACTCCCCGCATGGGACGACGCTGCAGGGAGAGCAGCTTTGGAATCGGCCGACGCCGTCCGGGCCCTATCGCATGTACGACGGTGGGACGGCGATGCCCATGGACGCACAGCCCACGGGCAACTCGCTGCGCTGCCTCTCCTGCCACGACGGCACCATCGGACTCGACGGGGTGATCGATTCGCCCAACAGCTTCCAGGGGATCCGCTGGGGCGAATCGATCGAGCGCTGCGACAACTGTCACAGTGGAGGCAACCCGCCGGGTGGCATCGACTGGGAAGGCGTGTGGTTCGATACGGATCTGCGCAAACAGCACCCCATCTCGATCCTCTACGACCCTCTGGCGACGCCGGGCTTTCGCACGGCGGTAGAGGTGGAAGCCGCCGGCCTGCGCCTGTTCTCGGGCAAGGTGCAGTGCATGACGTGTCACGAGCCCCATTCGCAGCAGTTCCGCCCGTTCTTGCGCATCAGCAACGCGAACCGGCAGCTCTGCCTGGTCTGTCACACGTCCAACCCGTCGGAGTCGACGGCGCACTTCTGGTGA
- a CDS encoding cytochrome c3 family protein, translating into MKSGRRRLLTGLAVGVAFVFANAPPLVAQVNDDVKNTKHNLSISSGGNDPTSSNALVDYGEICVYCHTPHGGQVDAPLWNRNFSTATYQMYSSATLDMPRDGQPTGISQACLSCHDGTIGLDVVINAPNSYTGIIPPTTPGTNTMPPGNTNLGNDLRNDHPISVTYDPSADLAFNSVASIKAAGVRLFTDPTGGGEKVQCASCHNPHDKTNTPFLRIANSSSNLCLTCHVK; encoded by the coding sequence ATGAAGTCCGGTCGCCGCAGGCTCCTGACCGGGCTAGCGGTGGGAGTCGCGTTCGTGTTCGCCAACGCCCCCCCGCTGGTCGCCCAGGTCAACGACGACGTCAAGAACACGAAGCACAATCTGTCCATCTCGAGTGGTGGTAACGACCCCACCTCGAGCAATGCGTTGGTGGACTACGGAGAGATCTGCGTGTACTGCCACACGCCACACGGGGGTCAGGTCGATGCCCCGCTGTGGAACCGCAACTTCTCCACCGCCACGTATCAGATGTATTCCAGTGCAACGCTGGACATGCCGCGAGACGGACAGCCGACGGGGATCTCCCAGGCTTGCCTGTCCTGCCATGACGGGACGATTGGACTCGACGTCGTGATCAACGCTCCCAATTCGTACACGGGAATCATCCCGCCCACCACGCCGGGCACCAACACCATGCCGCCCGGCAATACGAATCTCGGGAACGACCTGAGGAACGACCACCCGATCTCGGTCACCTACGACCCGTCGGCGGACCTGGCCTTCAACTCGGTAGCGAGCATCAAGGCTGCCGGGGTACGGCTATTCACGGATCCGACCGGCGGTGGCGAGAAGGTGCAGTGCGCCAGCTGCCACAATCCGCATGACAAGACCAACACGCCTTTCCTGCGGATCGCGAACAGCTCGAGCAATCTGTGCCTGACCTGCCACGTCAAATGA
- a CDS encoding cytochrome c3 family protein, translated as MTHPRSAAVAVLAGCSLLAGCSRQFLSLFLDIPEPTPAPVQVAAQPAPTPLSTLLHLDPDTVRPPIEGTLDPDSAVALLPRDPAGNIDWMEALRSGVIKPRSALPDSQPPLALPPQFTFAFDFYFKGPAEQLDAFFPHSSHTQWVDCRQCHGRVFKYQDNTITMAGIFQGEWCGSCHGKVAFPPVTDCERCHRSLPMPPNRAQPELLGTITMARLTVTDSSAVAPAAAPDSASGSGDSTTVAASGAAEGAGTPPAVERAYGAESLPPAKFPHWVHRIRYTCKTCHLTLFEPKAGANHVTMTDISEGRACGACHDGITAFAAGFNECQRCHVPAPPPAPTPGAGGADVESASDASHP; from the coding sequence ATGACTCACCCCCGTTCCGCCGCGGTCGCCGTGTTGGCCGGCTGCAGCCTGCTTGCGGGCTGCAGCCGGCAGTTCCTTTCGCTGTTCCTGGACATCCCGGAACCGACGCCCGCTCCGGTGCAGGTGGCCGCACAGCCGGCCCCGACCCCGCTGTCCACGCTGCTGCACCTCGATCCGGACACGGTCCGTCCTCCGATCGAGGGCACTCTGGATCCGGACAGCGCCGTGGCTCTGCTCCCGCGGGACCCGGCTGGCAACATCGACTGGATGGAGGCGCTGCGCTCCGGGGTCATCAAGCCGCGCAGCGCGCTGCCCGATTCGCAGCCGCCCTTGGCCCTGCCGCCTCAGTTCACCTTCGCCTTCGACTTCTATTTCAAGGGTCCGGCGGAGCAATTGGACGCGTTCTTCCCCCACTCCTCGCACACGCAGTGGGTGGACTGCCGGCAGTGCCACGGACGGGTGTTCAAGTACCAGGACAACACCATCACCATGGCGGGGATCTTCCAGGGCGAGTGGTGTGGCTCCTGCCACGGCAAAGTGGCGTTCCCGCCGGTGACGGACTGCGAACGCTGCCACCGAAGCTTGCCCATGCCACCCAACCGCGCGCAGCCCGAGCTCCTGGGCACCATCACCATGGCGCGGTTGACGGTCACCGACTCGTCCGCGGTGGCGCCAGCGGCAGCGCCCGACTCCGCGTCGGGCTCCGGGGACAGCACCACCGTGGCCGCCAGCGGCGCTGCCGAGGGAGCGGGAACGCCCCCGGCAGTCGAGCGGGCCTACGGCGCAGAGTCGCTTCCGCCCGCGAAGTTCCCGCACTGGGTGCACCGCATCCGCTACACCTGCAAGACCTGTCACCTGACGCTGTTCGAGCCCAAGGCCGGTGCCAACCACGTCACGATGACCGACATCTCGGAGGGAAGGGCCTGCGGGGCCTGCCATGACGGGATCACGGCGTTTGCGGCCGGCTTCAACGAGTGCCAGCGCTGCCATGTCCCGGCACCTCCACCGGCGCCCACGCCCGGTGCCGGCGGCGCCGATGTCGAGAGTGCGTCCGACGCCAGCCACCCATGA
- a CDS encoding serine hydrolase encodes MRRSTLFLTVPLVLAACGGEQAALDTAESTLVDPDRAYLLARADSLELPGTWEPPPGDAIDHHTSGFAKILCSNVFLSGFDVADAAENTGYFTSPYEERAQVVDTAVDFSTRTVRLTLPSGVVRQAKVYGSQGCVTSPIGMDSVYFTPEVVTQNLPDAATTPWPMGDVLSDEPFPAGVDEAKVRAAVDAAFIEGGMTNAFVVTYKGRIIGERYGPGVDLHTPLESWSMGKSLTGSLVGVLIQRGVYELWQPAPIPEWQEQENDPRQQIRIGDIMRMSSGIRIHAPQDPDYDPAAGYPDHLYLYTGTVNSYHWAATRPQQWPPNTVGRYRNTDPVLGNYLVRLGVSQLGEDYHSFPQRALFDKIGIRNMIMETDPYGNFLTQGYEFGAARDWARLGNLWLQDGVWNGERILPEGYSEYARTLAPAWLADRRPQYGGAFFWVNGDGQFPVPETAFFMAGAGGQNTIIIPTHDLVVVRLGKYKGAREGGQGLQRALELLMEAVPAN; translated from the coding sequence GTGCGACGTTCCACGCTGTTCCTGACCGTACCCCTCGTCCTGGCTGCCTGTGGCGGAGAGCAGGCCGCCCTGGACACCGCCGAGTCCACCCTCGTGGACCCGGACCGGGCCTACCTGCTGGCCCGCGCCGATTCGCTCGAGCTGCCCGGCACCTGGGAGCCCCCGCCAGGCGACGCCATCGATCACCACACGTCCGGCTTCGCCAAGATCCTCTGCTCGAACGTGTTCCTGAGCGGCTTCGACGTGGCGGACGCCGCGGAGAACACGGGGTACTTCACGTCGCCCTACGAGGAGCGCGCTCAGGTCGTCGACACCGCGGTGGACTTCTCCACCAGGACGGTGCGCTTGACCCTGCCCTCCGGGGTGGTGCGTCAGGCCAAGGTCTACGGCAGCCAAGGCTGCGTGACCTCCCCGATCGGAATGGACTCGGTGTACTTCACGCCCGAGGTGGTCACGCAGAACCTGCCGGACGCGGCCACCACGCCGTGGCCGATGGGCGACGTGCTTTCCGACGAGCCGTTCCCGGCCGGGGTGGACGAGGCCAAGGTGCGCGCGGCGGTCGACGCTGCCTTCATCGAGGGCGGCATGACCAACGCGTTCGTGGTCACCTACAAGGGCCGCATCATCGGTGAGCGCTACGGTCCCGGCGTGGACCTGCACACGCCGCTGGAGAGTTGGTCGATGGGCAAGAGCCTCACGGGCTCCTTGGTGGGCGTTCTCATCCAGCGCGGCGTGTACGAGCTGTGGCAGCCGGCGCCTATCCCGGAGTGGCAGGAGCAGGAGAACGATCCGCGCCAGCAGATCCGCATCGGCGACATCATGCGCATGTCGAGCGGCATCCGCATCCACGCGCCGCAGGATCCCGACTACGATCCCGCGGCCGGTTACCCAGATCACCTGTACCTCTATACGGGCACGGTCAACTCGTATCACTGGGCAGCCACGCGTCCGCAGCAGTGGCCGCCCAACACCGTGGGCCGCTATCGCAACACGGACCCGGTGCTCGGGAACTACCTGGTGCGGCTGGGCGTGTCGCAGCTGGGCGAGGACTACCACTCGTTCCCGCAACGGGCGCTGTTCGACAAGATCGGCATCCGCAACATGATCATGGAGACCGATCCCTACGGGAACTTCCTCACACAGGGCTATGAGTTCGGTGCCGCCCGTGACTGGGCACGGCTCGGCAACCTGTGGCTGCAGGACGGCGTCTGGAATGGTGAGCGCATCCTGCCCGAGGGCTACTCCGAATATGCGCGTACGCTCGCGCCTGCCTGGCTGGCGGACCGGCGGCCGCAGTACGGAGGAGCGTTCTTCTGGGTGAACGGCGACGGCCAGTTCCCAGTTCCCGAGACCGCGTTCTTCATGGCCGGAGCGGGTGGGCAGAACACCATCATCATTCCCACCCACGATCTGGTGGTCGTGCGTCTGGGCAAGTACAAGGGCGCACGGGAGGGCGGCCAGGGGCTGCAGCGCGCGCTCGAGTTGCTGATGGAGGCCGTGCCGGCCAACTGA
- a CDS encoding ECF-type sigma factor, whose amino-acid sequence MDLPREEITRLVRSWSEGEEGALDRLIEAVYDDLRRIAHHHLRLSRSDGTVNTTALVHEAYVRLAGTGEGVWESRAQFFAFCSKAMRRILIDFARRRRSAKRGGGLIRVSLEDDSAVVEAQVTDLLAIEQALQRLEARNARMARIAECRFFGGMSVPETAEALDTSPRTVEREWARARAYLLQALS is encoded by the coding sequence ATGGACCTCCCTCGAGAAGAGATCACCCGGCTGGTTCGCAGCTGGAGCGAAGGCGAGGAGGGCGCGCTCGACCGTCTCATCGAAGCCGTCTACGACGACCTCCGGCGGATCGCGCACCACCATCTGCGCCTATCTCGCTCGGACGGAACCGTCAACACCACGGCATTGGTCCACGAGGCATATGTCAGGCTGGCTGGGACCGGCGAAGGGGTGTGGGAGAGCCGGGCGCAGTTCTTCGCGTTCTGCTCGAAGGCCATGCGGCGCATCCTCATCGATTTCGCGCGGCGCAGACGCTCCGCCAAGCGCGGCGGGGGACTGATTCGCGTGTCGTTGGAGGACGACTCGGCCGTGGTGGAGGCTCAGGTCACCGATCTACTGGCGATCGAACAGGCCCTGCAGCGTCTGGAGGCGCGCAACGCTCGTATGGCGCGCATCGCCGAGTGTCGGTTCTTCGGGGGGATGTCGGTGCCGGAGACGGCGGAGGCGCTCGACACCTCCCCCCGAACCGTCGAGCGAGAGTGGGCGCGAGCTCGCGCCTATCTACTCCAGGCACTGTCATGA
- a CDS encoding protein kinase: MSAPEALWARWEEIDPLFEQALERSPNDRHLFLVEACGGDTELLDAVTALLTATETSEEQARPGAALLEAVFPHPSPAREAPLDTGTRIGRYRLLSELGRGGMATVYEAERADGVFEQRVAIKLLQPGADREGVVRRFLGERRILSGLTHPNIARILDGGSTDDGQPYLVMELVRGEPITRWADARRLDIDQRLALFTQVAAALQFAHSRLVVHRDLKPSNVLVTDDGQVKLLDFGIARLLEDGETSPLLTQAGGRWMTPAYAAPEQIRGESVTIAADVHAAGVLLFELLTGRRPFGRALSGFELERAICDTPAPRASTMMTEGADTEAAARGSLPVALARTLAGDLDAILLKALRKEPDARYPSMQALLDDLERHRAGFPVLAREGLWAYRARKFLGRNRWQVAAAAAFAGVLATAGGLLVRQQLITATERDRANQAAQRAETEAENSRLVIGFLADVFRGRDPTQAPSDTLTARELLTWGRERVASEFADRPALQTELLQVLGTAYFNLGLLDESVVLDQQAVETAQRAFGVGSTEEAEARLQLARAHVANRFWTAAREEAEQALEIHLAGGGPVGIASTLRVLGDAEKALGNADSAASLIERGLGLYRSEGLSEGLPYVQSLLALAPIRRAQGRLEDAERLYEEGIPRYQALVGRDTELALHLNNLAFLKRTRNDYRGAAELYREALAAYADVHGRGHPSSLTLAANLAGALHLAGDVDGAFTVLEESVRASEAQWPEGHWRVGSAYAGLGRLLLRVGHLDDAEAPLRRAVVIFRDLLGSQHDWTTSTEAALAAKHIVSGQADIGRPYLDRYMAYVERQWAEADSTLSPDFVNLVEPLVLVLSDLGLEEDASRLRALLPSETNGES; the protein is encoded by the coding sequence ATGAGTGCTCCCGAAGCCCTCTGGGCACGGTGGGAGGAGATCGACCCTCTCTTCGAACAAGCGCTGGAGCGATCACCGAACGATCGTCACCTGTTCCTGGTCGAGGCCTGCGGCGGCGACACCGAGCTGCTCGACGCGGTCACGGCCCTGTTGACAGCCACGGAGACGAGCGAGGAACAGGCGCGCCCCGGGGCGGCGCTACTGGAGGCGGTGTTTCCTCATCCGAGCCCGGCACGAGAGGCCCCGCTCGACACGGGCACCCGCATCGGACGGTATCGCCTTCTCAGCGAGTTGGGCCGGGGCGGGATGGCCACCGTCTACGAGGCGGAGCGCGCCGATGGCGTGTTCGAGCAAAGGGTGGCCATCAAGCTGCTTCAGCCAGGGGCGGATCGGGAGGGTGTGGTGCGGCGCTTCCTGGGTGAGCGGCGCATCCTCTCCGGCCTCACGCATCCCAACATCGCTCGCATCCTGGACGGCGGCTCCACCGACGATGGGCAACCCTACCTGGTGATGGAGTTGGTTCGCGGCGAACCCATCACACGCTGGGCGGATGCGCGGCGCCTGGACATCGACCAGCGGCTCGCTCTGTTCACGCAGGTCGCGGCGGCCCTGCAGTTCGCACACAGTCGCCTCGTGGTGCACCGAGACCTGAAGCCCTCCAATGTGCTCGTCACGGACGATGGACAGGTCAAGCTGCTGGACTTCGGCATCGCCAGGCTGCTCGAGGACGGCGAGACGTCACCTCTGCTCACGCAGGCGGGTGGCCGCTGGATGACGCCGGCCTACGCCGCACCCGAGCAGATCCGGGGTGAGTCGGTCACCATCGCGGCCGACGTGCACGCGGCAGGGGTCCTGCTCTTCGAGTTGTTGACGGGTCGGCGTCCCTTCGGGCGGGCGTTGTCCGGCTTCGAGTTGGAACGGGCCATCTGTGACACGCCCGCGCCACGCGCTTCGACGATGATGACGGAGGGCGCGGACACCGAGGCGGCAGCACGCGGCAGCCTCCCCGTCGCGCTGGCACGGACCCTCGCGGGGGACCTGGACGCGATCCTGCTCAAAGCGCTCCGCAAGGAACCCGACGCCCGTTACCCCTCCATGCAGGCCCTGCTGGACGACTTGGAGCGCCACCGGGCCGGCTTCCCGGTGCTGGCCCGTGAAGGACTGTGGGCCTACCGCGCGCGGAAGTTCCTGGGGCGCAATCGCTGGCAGGTTGCCGCAGCAGCGGCGTTCGCGGGGGTGCTGGCCACTGCGGGTGGACTGCTCGTGCGTCAACAGCTCATCACCGCGACCGAGCGTGATCGTGCCAATCAGGCCGCTCAGCGGGCCGAGACCGAAGCCGAGAACTCACGCTTGGTGATCGGCTTTCTTGCCGACGTGTTTCGCGGTCGGGATCCGACGCAGGCGCCCTCCGACACGCTGACGGCTCGCGAGCTGCTGACGTGGGGACGAGAGCGGGTGGCCTCCGAGTTCGCGGACCGACCGGCGCTGCAGACGGAGCTGCTGCAGGTGCTGGGCACCGCATACTTCAACCTGGGGCTGTTGGACGAGTCCGTGGTCCTCGACCAGCAAGCGGTGGAGACAGCCCAGCGCGCCTTCGGTGTGGGCAGCACGGAGGAAGCGGAGGCGCGCCTCCAGCTGGCGAGGGCACACGTCGCCAACCGCTTCTGGACGGCGGCCCGCGAAGAAGCAGAGCAGGCGCTGGAGATCCATTTGGCCGGGGGCGGCCCCGTCGGAATCGCGTCGACGTTGCGCGTTCTGGGCGACGCCGAGAAAGCCCTGGGCAACGCGGACTCCGCGGCCAGCCTGATCGAACGGGGCCTCGGCCTCTACCGCTCGGAGGGGCTGTCCGAGGGCCTGCCCTACGTTCAGTCCCTGCTGGCGCTGGCCCCGATTCGCAGGGCCCAGGGTCGGCTGGAGGACGCAGAGCGCCTCTACGAAGAGGGCATCCCCCGCTACCAGGCTTTGGTGGGTCGAGACACAGAGCTGGCCCTCCATCTCAACAACCTGGCATTCCTCAAGCGCACGCGGAACGACTACCGGGGCGCTGCGGAGCTCTACCGAGAGGCGCTCGCCGCCTATGCCGACGTGCATGGCCGCGGACACCCCAGCTCCCTGACCTTGGCAGCGAACCTCGCGGGCGCGCTGCACCTCGCCGGTGATGTCGATGGCGCCTTCACGGTGCTGGAAGAGAGCGTGCGTGCCTCCGAGGCCCAGTGGCCGGAGGGCCACTGGCGAGTGGGCTCGGCCTACGCGGGTCTGGGGCGTCTGCTGCTCCGCGTTGGCCACCTCGATGACGCCGAAGCACCCCTGCGCCGTGCCGTCGTCATCTTCCGGGACCTGCTGGGCTCACAGCACGACTGGACGACATCGACCGAGGCGGCTCTGGCTGCGAAACACATCGTCTCTGGACAAGCCGACATCGGGCGTCCCTACCTCGACCGCTACATGGCCTACGTCGAGCGCCAGTGGGCCGAGGCGGACTCCACGCTGAGCCCGGATTTCGTCAACCTCGTCGAACCTCTGGTGCTCGTGCTGTCCGATCTCGGGTTGGAGGAGGACGCCTCACGGCTGCGAGCGCTCCTGCCCTCGGAGACCAACGGGGAGTCCTGA
- a CDS encoding M20/M25/M40 family metallo-hydrolase, with protein MTTRPSMCLRRLAAVWAALASFLPLSVTAQESSADYQAPYQQQALEILRTIVGVRSAEGFGRVPEVAEYLAGQFRAGGFPAEDVHVLPLTLPGGEVTASLVVRYRGDGSSGQKPILFLAHMDVVDALPQDWERDPFTLVEEDGYLFGRGILDDKFGVTTLTTTFLRLKREGFVPGRDLILAFSGDEETGMLTARALVTTHRDLTDAEYALNADGGGGVLGEDGEAERYLVQASEKTYATFELTVTNPGGHSSTPRTDNAIYELAHVLENIEAYRFPVMLNDVTRGYFEAVSQLTEGEVGEAMARLVQDPADEWAADVLWHQPEQVGITRTTCVATMLRAGHAENALPQSATATVNCRIFPGVDVAEVGETLVRVGGNPEVRITVLDDPRASPSSPLRNDVMDAVGQAVEGIRPGTPIIPLMAPYATDGKETRAAGIPTYGVMGVFIKDSDQFAHGLNERVSVRSFYDALEYWHVMMRTLSGRAASD; from the coding sequence ATGACCACGCGACCTTCGATGTGCCTACGCCGTCTGGCCGCCGTGTGGGCGGCGCTCGCGTCCTTCCTGCCCCTCAGTGTGACCGCGCAGGAGAGCAGCGCCGACTACCAAGCTCCGTATCAACAGCAGGCGCTCGAGATCCTGCGCACCATCGTAGGAGTGCGCAGCGCCGAGGGGTTCGGCAGGGTCCCCGAGGTGGCGGAGTATCTGGCCGGGCAGTTCCGCGCCGGCGGTTTCCCGGCCGAGGACGTGCACGTGCTGCCGCTGACGCTACCGGGTGGAGAGGTGACCGCCAGCCTGGTGGTCCGCTACCGCGGGGACGGATCATCGGGCCAGAAGCCCATTCTGTTCCTGGCGCACATGGACGTGGTGGACGCGCTCCCCCAAGACTGGGAGCGGGACCCCTTCACGTTGGTGGAGGAGGACGGCTACCTGTTCGGACGTGGCATCCTGGACGACAAGTTCGGGGTGACCACCCTGACCACCACGTTTCTTCGCCTCAAGAGGGAAGGGTTCGTGCCTGGGCGCGACCTGATTCTGGCCTTCTCCGGTGACGAGGAGACGGGTATGCTCACCGCGCGAGCCCTCGTCACCACGCACCGGGACCTCACCGACGCGGAGTACGCCCTCAACGCCGATGGCGGGGGTGGAGTGCTCGGTGAGGACGGGGAGGCGGAGCGCTATCTGGTGCAAGCGTCCGAGAAGACGTACGCGACCTTCGAGCTCACGGTCACCAACCCGGGCGGTCACTCCTCCACGCCGCGCACGGACAACGCCATCTACGAGCTGGCGCACGTGCTGGAGAACATCGAAGCCTACCGCTTCCCCGTCATGTTGAACGACGTGACGCGGGGATACTTCGAGGCGGTCTCCCAGCTCACCGAGGGAGAGGTGGGCGAGGCGATGGCGCGACTGGTCCAGGACCCCGCTGACGAGTGGGCGGCGGATGTCCTGTGGCACCAGCCCGAACAGGTGGGCATCACCCGCACCACCTGCGTGGCCACCATGCTGAGGGCCGGGCATGCCGAGAACGCCCTTCCCCAGTCGGCGACCGCCACGGTGAACTGCCGCATCTTCCCGGGGGTCGACGTCGCCGAGGTGGGGGAGACGCTGGTGCGTGTGGGCGGCAATCCGGAGGTTCGCATCACGGTGCTCGACGATCCCCGCGCCAGCCCGTCTTCTCCACTGCGGAACGACGTGATGGACGCGGTGGGGCAGGCGGTGGAGGGCATCCGCCCGGGTACGCCCATCATCCCGCTGATGGCGCCCTATGCCACCGACGGCAAGGAGACGCGGGCGGCGGGCATCCCCACCTACGGCGTCATGGGCGTGTTCATCAAGGACAGCGACCAGTTCGCGCACGGCTTGAACGAGCGCGTTTCGGTGCGTTCGTTCTACGACGCGCTCGAGTACTGGCACGTCATGATGCGGACCTTGTCGGGGCGAGCCGCTTCCGACTGA